Proteins from one Cicer arietinum cultivar CDC Frontier isolate Library 1 chromosome 3, Cicar.CDCFrontier_v2.0, whole genome shotgun sequence genomic window:
- the LOC113783929 gene encoding uncharacterized protein isoform X3 — protein sequence MVFVDVKGDRIHVVVPKDYVAGFKDMLKEHTTYIMHNCSVVDNDDQFKVCDHRYKLMFNSGTTLTEEKLDQIPSHVYNFKSFGDILSGKCQSNLLVDVIGVVHEVTFTQREGVGKKVQASFNMKDLRNTVVSRSVLLPALLHQNMDGSITHVTNAIGKLTRLMNHLRVNVVNK from the exons ATGGTGTTTGTTGATGTTAAG GGTGATAGAATTCATGTTGTTGTTCCAAAAGATTATGTAGCTGGGTTCAAAGACATGTTGAAAGAACACACAACATATATTATGCACAATTGTTCTGTTGTTGATAATGATGATCAATTTAAGGTTTGTGATCATCGTTATAAGTTGATGTTTAATAGTGGGACTACTCTGACAGAGGAGAAGTTGGATCAAATTCCATCGCATGTTTATAACTTTAAGTCTTTTGGTGATATTCTTAGTGGGAAATGTCAAAGTAATTTGTTAGTAG ATGTAATTGGTGTTGTGCATGAAGTCACTTTCACACAAAGAGAGGGTGTTGGAAAGAAAGTTCAAGCTTCATTTAATATGAAAGATCTTAG GAATACAGTTGTGTCACGATCGGTACTACTACCAGCTTTGTTGCATCAAAATATGGATGGTTCTATTACTCATGTGACAAATGCAATAGGAAAACTGACAAGGTTAATGAACCATTTACGTGTAAATGTGGTAAATAAGTGA
- the LOC113783929 gene encoding uncharacterized protein isoform X4, whose product MLNRHMALRVKIQPSFGSASVMRFSELEEIITHMLDQFPNDETTSQMQITSDDYYEDNDRVDVEKNQTPTKPTQSGEIHFVTQSLSTTADYDPDITTTVTPTKRIIDDFLPDASQGGDYASTKLSTSKIVKQIKIE is encoded by the exons ATGCTGAATAGGCATATGGCACTTAGAGTTAAAATTCAGCCATCATTTGGAAGCGCATCTGTCATGCGTTTTTCTGAACTTGAAGAAATAATTACACACATGTTAGATCAATTTCCAAACGATGAG ACAACCTCTCAAATGCAAATCACCAGTGATGATTATTATGAAGACAATGATCGTGTTGAT GTTGAAAAAAATCAAACCCCCACAAAACCTACTCAAAGTGGAGAAATTCATTTTGTTACT CAATCTCTTTCAACAACTGCTGACTATGACCCAGATATCACTACAACTGTAACACCTACTAAGAGGATTATAGACGACTTCTTACCTGACGCATCTCAGGGTGGAGATTATGCATCTACTAAACTCTCAACCTCAAAGATTGTGAAACAAATTAAGATTGAATGA
- the LOC101494249 gene encoding uncharacterized protein, whose product MDRTWMYNRVHKNRHGLKEEYVSGVKDFVKRALKQPICISEGGIRCPCIKCKCMKISAATTVRLHLYRDGFQPDYWIWTEHGEVKPMVETGGGSTSSRIVHHDDQLNAMDEMVFDAFRPYRDVLDVNTNMGNETFAEDELPNEDAKRFYDKLISTNKPIYEGATQSMLSICVQLLAIRSNWHVPQKGIDFVTKMLKSVCPVPTCLPDNYYQATQLVSKLGLKVEKIDCCKKGCMLYYKDDNKLSECKICHSPRFIPRKTGMRKYKDVPAKRMFYFPIIPRLQRLYASTESAAEMRWHHENKKSSNVLRHPSDGKAWKHFDNVYPDFASDPRNVRLGLCSDGFTPYVQMDLLLLASYTHSIQSSP is encoded by the coding sequence ATGGATCGTACTTGGATGTACAATAGGGTACATAAAAATAGACACGGATTGAAAGAGGAGTATGTTAGTGGTGTTAAAGATTTTGTGAAGAGGGCTTTGAAACAACCGATTTGTATATCTGAGGGAGGGATAAGGTGTCCGTGCATAAAATGCAAGTGTATGAAGATATCTGCAGCAACTACTGTTAGACTTCACTTGTACCGGGATGGATTTCAACCTGATTATTGGATTTGGACTGAACACGGAGAAGTGAAGCCAATGGTTGAAACAGGAGGTGGTTCGACTAGTAGTAGGATTGTGCATCACGACGACCAATTGAATGCAATGGATGAAATGGTGTTTGATGCTTTTAGGCCTTATCGAGATGTCCTTGATGTGAACACTAACATGGGAAATGAGACATTTGCTGAGGATGAGTTGCCTAACGAAGATGCAAAACGGTTTTATGACAAGTTGATATCCACCAACAAGCCCATCTACGAGGGGGCTACCCAATCAATGTTATCAATTTGTGTTCAACTTCTGGCAATTAGGTCTAATTGGCATGTTCCACAAAAAGGTATAGATTTTGTTACAAAAATGCTTAAAAGTGTATGTCCAGTGCCAACATGCTTGCCCGATAACTATTACCAAGCAACACAATTGGTTTCAAAGTTAGGgttgaaggttgagaagattgaCTGTTGTAAGAAAGGATGTATGCTATATTACAAGGATGATAACAAGTTATCTGAGTGTAAAATTTGTCATTCTCCTAGGTTCATTCCACGTAAGACTGGTATGAGAAAATACAAAGATGTTCCAGCAAAAAGAATGTTTTATTTCCCTATCATTCCTAGATTACAAAGATTGTATGCATCAACAGAGTCTGCAGCTGAAATGAGATGGCATCACGAGAATAAAAAGAGTTCAAATGTCCTTCGCCATCCATCTGATGGAAAAGCGTGGAAACATTTTGACAATGTATATCCTGACTTTGCTAGTGACCCCAGAAATGTAAGGTTGGGTTTATGTTCAGATGGATTTACTCCTTATGTTCAGATGGATTTACTCCTGTTGGCCAGTTATACTCACTCCATACAATCTTCCCCCTGA
- the LOC113783929 gene encoding replication protein A 70 kDa DNA-binding subunit E-like isoform X1: MVFVDVKGDRIHVVVPKDYVAGFKDMLKEHTTYIMHNCSVVDNDDQFKVCDHRYKLMFNSGTTLTEEKLDQIPSHVYNFKSFGDILSGKCQSNLLVDVIGVVHEVTFTQREGVGKKVQASFNMKDLSGNIINCTLWEDNGRKFMSYSTNTSENAAIIIILTRARIKHAHAGVSNVWNGSKLFINEKMPEIEEFRQNLPKNEVFVDASEIISQTLGSSQYSY; this comes from the exons ATGGTGTTTGTTGATGTTAAG GGTGATAGAATTCATGTTGTTGTTCCAAAAGATTATGTAGCTGGGTTCAAAGACATGTTGAAAGAACACACAACATATATTATGCACAATTGTTCTGTTGTTGATAATGATGATCAATTTAAGGTTTGTGATCATCGTTATAAGTTGATGTTTAATAGTGGGACTACTCTGACAGAGGAGAAGTTGGATCAAATTCCATCGCATGTTTATAACTTTAAGTCTTTTGGTGATATTCTTAGTGGGAAATGTCAAAGTAATTTGTTAGTAG ATGTAATTGGTGTTGTGCATGAAGTCACTTTCACACAAAGAGAGGGTGTTGGAAAGAAAGTTCAAGCTTCATTTAATATGAAAGATCTTAG TGGCAATATTATTAATTGTACTCTTTGGGAAGACAATGGGAGGAAATTTATGTCTTATAGTACCAACACATCTGAAAATGcagcaattattattattttaacacgTGCACGGATCAAACATGCACATg CAGGGGTGTCAAATGTATGGAATGGATCAAAGTTGTTCATCAATGAAAAAATGCCTGAAATAGAAGAGTTCAGACAAAA TCTTCCAAAAAATGAGGTCTTTGTGGATGCATCTGAAATTATATCACAGACTTTGGGATCAAGTCAATATTCttattaa
- the LOC101489050 gene encoding germin-like protein subfamily 1 member 20 codes for MKTLHFLESILALASSVAFASDPSPLQDFCVAIKDPKDGVFVNGKFCKDPILVNAEDFFKHVEPGNASNPLGSQVTPVTVDQLFGLNTLGISLARIDFAPNGLNPPHIHPRGTEFLIVVEGTLYVGFVTSNQDNNRLFTKVLNKGDVFVFPIGLIHFQLNVGYGNAVAIAGLSSQNPGVITIANALFKSNPPISDEVLTKALQVDKSIVDYLQKQSWYDNN; via the exons ATGAAAACTCTGCACTTCCTTGAAAGCATCTTGGCTTTGGCATCATCTGTTGCTTTTGCTTCTGACCCCAGTCCTCTTCAAGACTTTTGTGTTGCAATCAAAGACCCCAAAGACGGTG TATTTGTGAATGGAAAATTCTGTAAAGACCCTATACTTGTTAATGCTGAAGATTTCTTCAAACATGTGGAACCTGGGAATGCCTCTAATCCATTAGGCTCTCAAGTGACTCCTGTTACTGTAGACCAATTATTCGGACTAAACACACTTGGCATATCTTTGGCTCGCATAGATTTTGCACCAAATGGTTTAAATCCACCCCACATTCACCCTCGTGGCACAGAGTTCCTTATAGTCGTCGAAGGCACTCTTTATGTTGGATTTGTCACGTCTAATCAAGACAACAATCGTCTCTTCACCAAAGTTCTCAACAAGGGTGATGTGTTTGTGTTCCCAATTGGTCTCATTCATTTTCAACTAAATGTGGGATATGGCAACGCCGTTGCTATTGCTGGACTTAGCAGTCAAAATCCTGGAGTTATCACTATTGCAAATGCCTTGTTTAAATCTAATCCACCTATTTCTGATGAAGTTCTTACAAAAGCTTTACAAGTAGATAAGAGCATAGTTGATTATCTTCAAAAGCAATCTTGGTATGACAACAACTAG
- the LOC113783929 gene encoding replication protein A 70 kDa DNA-binding subunit E-like isoform X2: MVFVDVKGDRIHVVVPKDYVAGFKDMLKEHTTYIMHNCSVVDNDDQFKVCDHRYKLMFNSGTTLTEEKLDQIPSHVYNFKSFGDILSGKCQSNLLVDVIGVVHEVTFTQREGVGKKVQASFNMKDLSGNIINCTLWEDNGRKFMSYSTNTSENAAIIIILTRARIKHAHGVSNVWNGSKLFINEKMPEIEEFRQNLPKNEVFVDASEIISQTLGSSQYSY, from the exons ATGGTGTTTGTTGATGTTAAG GGTGATAGAATTCATGTTGTTGTTCCAAAAGATTATGTAGCTGGGTTCAAAGACATGTTGAAAGAACACACAACATATATTATGCACAATTGTTCTGTTGTTGATAATGATGATCAATTTAAGGTTTGTGATCATCGTTATAAGTTGATGTTTAATAGTGGGACTACTCTGACAGAGGAGAAGTTGGATCAAATTCCATCGCATGTTTATAACTTTAAGTCTTTTGGTGATATTCTTAGTGGGAAATGTCAAAGTAATTTGTTAGTAG ATGTAATTGGTGTTGTGCATGAAGTCACTTTCACACAAAGAGAGGGTGTTGGAAAGAAAGTTCAAGCTTCATTTAATATGAAAGATCTTAG TGGCAATATTATTAATTGTACTCTTTGGGAAGACAATGGGAGGAAATTTATGTCTTATAGTACCAACACATCTGAAAATGcagcaattattattattttaacacgTGCACGGATCAAACATGCACATg GGGTGTCAAATGTATGGAATGGATCAAAGTTGTTCATCAATGAAAAAATGCCTGAAATAGAAGAGTTCAGACAAAA TCTTCCAAAAAATGAGGTCTTTGTGGATGCATCTGAAATTATATCACAGACTTTGGGATCAAGTCAATATTCttattaa